The sequence below is a genomic window from Halosolutus gelatinilyticus.
GACCTCGACGTGGCGATCGAGCCGGCCGGGCGATGACTCGACCGTCGCAGCCGTCGATCGCGACGAACTCCCCGCTTTTGACGCCGAGTTCCTCCATTGCCGCGCGGTCGATCGATGCGAGCCCGCTTTCCCCGTCCTTCCGTTTGAGCGGTTTTACGCGAAGTCGCATGGTCGTGGCTGAGGTCGGTGGAGTTCTCGCAGCCGGTCGACGCGCGAGTACGACGAGGTCGGGAACAGAACGACCGATCGACGCGACGGAGGCGCGCACGCGCCGACTCCGAGCGGGTGTGGTTCGCCGGCGGAAGCCGGGTGCCGTTACGCCGGCGATCGCGCCGAGGAGTTACTCGCCCTCGAGCGGGATCTCCGTGCTGCGGGTGGACGGGTCGGCCGTCGACAGGGAGGTCTCGAGGGCGCCGTTGGTGTACTGGGCGCCGATCTCGTCCTCGGCGACGTCCTCCGGGAACCGGAACCGACGGTGGTCGGTCTTCTTGCGTCCGCGCTCGTCGTCGACGTGCTCGGCGGCGACGTTCAGGACGCCGTCGTTCCAGGCCAGCGAAATCTCGTCGGTCTCGAAGCCCGGCACATCGATCGTGAGGACGAACTCGTCGTCCTCCTCGTACGGTTCGTAGTCCGTGCTGTCGCGATCGCAGAACAGCCGGGAGGGCACGTCGAGGCCCTGGGTCCAGGTGCTTGGCGTTGGCCGGAGCACCATCGCTGATCACTTCGAATTCAGCTGTCGATTGCATGCGGTTCGTAATAAATCCTTTGAATTATGTGGTATGTTATCTTATCCAAGGTGGCGGCTCGGAGCGTCTTTCTGCCGTCGACGAAAAACGGCGTCGGAACGGACCGGCGAACGTCGACCGAGAAGACGGTACTCACTGCGCCGAGAGCGCCGCGGCCCCGCGGAGAGGAAAAGGCCCATTAGTCAGTCGATATATCTCTCACCCATGGGACTCGGAAGCACCGCGAAGAAGCTGCAGGGACTCTCCGATCGCGCCGAGGCGATGTACAAGCAGGTACAGGAGCTACAGAAACGGATCACAAACCTAGAGGAGGAGGTCGACGACACGCACGATACCGTCAGCCGGATGGATCACCAGCTCGCCGAACAGCGGGCGTTGCTGCTCGCGATCGCCGACGAACACGGCCTCGACGGCGAGCGGATCCTCGCCGAGGCGGCGATCGACGAGGCGGACGACCTCGCGGCCGAGAGCGAAGGCGCCGACGATACGACGGACGAATCCGACGCCGCGTCCGGCACGGGCGACGTGACCGCCGAGTAGCCCGATATCGGCCTCGAAACCGGCCACCGCCACGGTTCCGACCGACCTCCGGTTTTAGTAACAGCTATCAGTCGGGGCAACATTTGCCAGAACCATGACGGCTTACGAGCGACCGCTGGACTCGGTGCTGGAGACGATCGGTCGGACGCCGCTCGTTCGCGTTCACGACGCGCCCGGCGACGTCAGGATCTACGCGAAACTCGAATCGTTCAACCCGGGCGCGAGCGTCAAAGACCGCATCGGCCGGTTCATGCTCGAGCGGATGCTGGAACGCGGCGACGTGCCCGCCGGTGGGACGATCGTCGAACCGACGGCCGGGAACACGGGAATCGGATTCGCGATCGCGGCCGAACAGCTCGGCCTCGACGCGATCTTCGTCGTTCCGGAACGGTTCAGCGTCGAAAAACAGCAGCTGATGGCCGCGCTGGGCGCCGAGATCATCAACACGCCCACCGAAGACGGAATGGACGGCGCGATCGAGCGCGCACACCAACTCGCGGCGGAGCTGGACGGCGCGGTCGTCCCGCAGCAGTTCTCGAACCCGCTGAACACGCAAGCGCACTACGAGACGACCGCCCCCGAGATCTACGCGGCGCTCGACGACGAAGTGGGCGCCGTCGTCGCCGGCTGCGGCACCGCGGGAACGCTCATGGGGCTCGCCCGCTACGCGCTCGAGCAAGATTCCGAGACGTACGTCGCCGCGGTCGAACCCGAGGGATCGCTGTACGGCGAGTTCCTCGGCGAGGACCGCGAGGAGGGCGAGTACAAGATCGAGGGGATCGGCACGCACAACGTCGAGACGAACGAACTGTTCGACCCGGAGCTGGTCGACGACGTCTACGCGGTTCCCGATCGGATCGCGCACGAAGAGTTGAAACGGCTCGCACGCGAGGAGGGCCACCTCGTCGCCTCGAGCGCGGGCGCGGCCTGTGCCGCCGCGAAGCGGGTCGCCAGGCAGATCGACGCCGGGACCGTCGACGCGCCACACGACACGATCGTCACCATCTTCCCCGACTCGAGCGAACGCTACCTCTCGAAGGGAATCTACCGATCGTTCGAGGAGTGGACGTCGTAAGAGGTCCGGGGACTACGACGGGGACGCCGGTTCCAGTTGCATACACGCCGCGACGATCGCGTCCAGTTCCGGCGTCTCACCCGTTCGTTCGACGCGCCCTCGCTCGTGGTCGTAGTCGACGACGTTCGCGGCGGCCAGCGCCGGGAGGTGAACGTGGTGGAGGAGTCCGTATATCTCGGTAACGAGGTCGCCCGAGACGTCCGTTATCGGCCGCTCGCGTTCTCGCGTTGCGAGTTCCTTCGCGAGATCCTGCGCGGTGAGCGTTCGATCGGCGTCGGCAAGAATCGCGAGCACGGCCCGGCGACGCTCGTTTCGACACAGAGCGAGCGCCGTATCGAGGGGTGACGAGTCCGCTTTCATACTCGTCGTAGGCGGTGATCGGCGATGAGTACGCACGCTGTTATCACAGTCCTTTAAGGCGCGCGGGAGGGCTACTCCGACGGTGCGGTGACGATCAGGGTCTCGCCGATCAGGGAGTGGTACCCGCGGTGGAGCCGCTGGGAGAGCGACTGCTGGCTGATGCCGAGTTCCGCGGCGATATCCGTCAGCGTCACGTCCGACGACGTGAAGTAGTCCAGCTCCCAGGCGGTCACGAGCGCCTCGTGTTGTTTCTCCGTGAGTCCGTACTGACTCCCCGACAGCGGCTGTGCGAGTTCGTGTAACTGGATCAGCTGAAAGGGGATGTCGTTGTCGTCGCAGTAGCCTCGAAACTTGTCGAGTCGCTCCCGATCGTCGAACCGCATCCGTAACTCCCACCGGCCGTCTTGTCCGGTCGCCTCCAGAATCGTCGCGCCGATCTGGGTGTACGCGTAGACGATCGTCCCGACGTTGTCGGTCCAGTCCGCCCGGTAGAGGGTGGCACGATCGAACTCGTCTAACGTCCGGAGGTTGCGGACCGACGGATCGTCCACCACGGCCGCTTCGAACGCGTCGGGGTCGTCGCTGGCGACCCAGAAGTACGGCGTCAGGATCTTCTCGGTGGCGACGACTCGCTCGATCTCTATCGTCGTCCCGGGCGATTCGTGTAGCGTTTGGGAGAGCGCGAAGGCGTCGGAGGGGACGTGGAATTCTCCGAAGAGACTCATGCTCCCGGCAGGATCGCAGCGGTGATAAGCAGAGCGCCTCTCGAAGTCGACGGCAGTCCCGCGGTCTCGATCGACGGGCGACGAGAGGCGATCGGAAGGACGAGACCACCCGCGAGGATTCCCGGCACCACGTCGAACGCGATACTACTCCAGCGGTTCACGCCACCAGTCGCCGGTGTTCGACCATCAGACAGCGATCCTGGACGACGTCCCGACCCGCCGCTTCCGCGCGGGCGGCCGCCTCGTCGTCGCGGATCCCCTGCTGGGTCCAGATGACGTCGACGTCGTCGCGGGCGATCGCCTCGTCGACGACGCCGCCGACCTCCTCGCTCGGCCGGAACACGCAGACGAGGTCGATTTCCTGCTCGACGTCGGTCAGCGAGTCGTACGCCTCGCGACCGAAGATTTCGTCGGCGAAGGGGTTGACCGGGACCACGTGGTATCCGTGCTCGACCATGTACCGCGGCACGTCGTGGGCTGCCTTCCCGGGCATGCTCGAACAGCCGACGACGGCGATCGTCTCGGCGCGCGATTCGATGATCTCCCGAACGGCTTCGTCGGAGTCGATCGGCATACGCAGCGGTACGCAGTCAGCCGATAAACGTTCCGGGGTCGAGGCAGTGCAGTATCGAGGTTTGATCCCCCGCGGCGCACCATTGGTCCAGAACGGCAGCGAACGTAATCCGGAGCGGACGTTCAGGTCGAGAGCCCGGCGGTCCGAATCTTCGGCTCGTCTTCGTCGTCGGACGCTTCGACCTCGATGACCGCGTCGAACAGCTGTTTGAGCGTGTTCATCGTCTGATCGTCATGGGCCGTCGAGTCGATGACGTAGACGCCGAGGGCTTCCGCGCTCTGGATTCGCCCGGTAAAGACGTGGAGAAATCGAAACACGGTCTGCAGGTTCGAGTACATGAGCAGGGTCGAAACCGAGTACAAGAGGACGCGACTCTCCGTCCGACCACGGCCCTCGTAAAACTCCTGGAGGAATTCGGAGAGTTTGATCCCGATTCCCGTCATATCGACCGGCGACGAGGCGTATTTGATTCGGGAGTCGTCGTCGACCGCGCCAATCCCGCGCTGTTTCGTCACGCAGTCGACGACGCCGATATCGGCGTCTCCGTCGACCTGCGCAGTGTACTCGTCCAGGACCTTATCCGCGCTGTCTTTCGTGGTGATGATGATCGACCCGTCACCGCGATCCGCGCCGCTCGCGAGAATATCGAGCGCGATCTGGCGCTTACCGGTCAGTGGAGGGCCCGCGATGAGCACGTTCGACCCGGGATCGAGTTCAGCGTCCGGGAGGACGTCTGCGAGGTCATACATACCAGATACTCACATCCATCACCAGCGTCCGATCGACCGCTGCTGGTACCGTTGTCTACTCCGTCGTGTGGTATGAAAATGCAGCAACCAGCTTATAATACTTTTCATTACTGTAGTTCCCGGCTCTGGCGGGCGATTTCGATCGCCGAGCGCATCCGCGTCGTCGCGTCCGCCGCCCCCGATTAGTTCGCGACCGGAACGCCGAGCGCGGCCCGACCGACGACGAACGCGAGCGTCGCGACGAACATTCCGTATTTGAGATACGACTGGCCAGCCGTCGGATCGTCGAAACTCTCGTAGGCCGCGTACAGCATGATCGCGTCCGCCGGCAGCACGACCGCGAGGTACGCCTCCTCGAAGTAGCCGAGCAGGTACGGCAGCGGACTGGCCAGCACCGCGAGCACGAGCAATCCCGCCGCGACGACCAGCGCCCGCCGATCGCCAATCGCGATCGGCAGCGTGTTTAGCCCCTCCTCGCGATCGCCCGCGAGGTCCTCGACGTCCTTGATGATCTCCCGGGTCAGCGTCGCGACCGCCGCCAGGAGGAACAGCACCGCCGCCGGCACGCCGAGGGCGCCGACCGCGGCCGCCCCGAACAGGAACGTACTCCCCACGAGGGACGCGACGAGCGCGTTTCCGACCCCCGGAAGTCCCTTGAACAGTTCGGTGTAGGCGATCAGCGCGACGAGGTTCACGGCCGCGATCGCGACCGCCACCTTCGGCAGGGTGAGCGCGACCGCGACGGCCGCCGCGAAGAGGACGCCGCTGAACGCCAGCGCTCCTCGCGGGCTCACCGCCCCGCGCGGAATCGCCCGCTGCGGCTGGTTAATCCGATCGATCTCGCGATCGAAGTAGTCGTTGATCGCGTTTCCGGCGCCGACGGCCAACCCGGTCGCGGCCACGGCCGCCGCGACCGCGATCGGCTGGTCCGCCGCGCCGCCGGCGACGAAGGCGCCGACGAACGTCAGCACGCTCGCCGCGATCGCGTTTACCGGCCGTGTCAGCTCGAGCAACCCGCGGGCCGTCTCCGCCGCTGTCATACCGGAAGGTGCTCAGTCGGAGCGGTTAAACGGTACGATCCGCGGACAATACCTGTACAGACGGGATCGAACGAGGAGGGGCGATCGGCGGCCCTACTGCCAGTCCTCGAGATCGCAAAGCCCCTCGGCTTCGATCGAGAGCCACTGCGTGACCCGATCGTCGCCGCGGGCGTCGACGGGGACGGCCGTCCACGTGTCCTCGTCGTCGGTGAGTAGCTCGAGCGGCGCTGCTACGGTCCGACTGTCCTCGGGGCGGGAGGCCTCGTGTACCGTCATGGCACGTGTTCAAGTCGTCTCGCCAGCCCCATGACCCCCGCAGGCGGTTTTCAGCCAGTGAGAAGTGGTGCGGGCCGATCGGTGTGTCGAAACCTGTCGAAACCGGTTCGAATCGAGTGACTTATACGGGACCGACAGGAAAGAAACGGTGCGGGCGCTTAGCTCAGTCTGGACAGAGTGCTTGGCTTCGGACCAAGTTGTCGCGGGTTCAAATCCTGCAGCGCCCATCCCGACACTTCTCGGCGTGAATTGACCGGACAGCGGCCGATTTCGATGCCTGAGCGCCGGCCAGCACCGTTTGATTTCAACACGTGACGGGTCGGTCGTCGCTCCCGTAAGGCAAAAGGTTCGCTACAACTTCGGCTGCCCACCAACTCCGCAAAGTAACTAATTTGGCTTTGTTGAAACTCTTGTTCGGTGATAGTCTATCGAGGTAATGCTGAATACAGAGCACAAATCTTGCACTGGATAGTGGAGGCTTTTAACGAAACTATCGACAGTAAATGTAGACACTACGGCTACTACGTTGGCGTATCAGGCCTTGGCTCCTGCTACGCCGCCTCCGATTGCCGCGCCGCAGTGACCACACGCAATCAGGTAGAATCGTTTCGACGATGCGAAAAATCCAATAGAAGCGTCCATTTCTATGAACTCAACATCCTCTTTCTCCGAGAGCGTTACTTCACAATCAGAGCAGTGTACCATGCACGTTCTATTTTTGATAAGAAATAATAAGTTTTGTCCACAACCCATCCGTTGGAAGTTCACGGGCATGCTGACTATATCCTCTGTATTCAGCACGTTGCTCCTAACAGCCACCAGTGAAATCAAACACCGTTTCGTTACCTGCTTACCCTATACAGAACAGATCTCTACTGCATTTTTGCGCTAGTAAAATGCGATCGGTGACGCGTTGCCCGACAACCGATCGTCGAAAAGGCAGTGAGTTCGCCCGTCACCCCCCTGTGCCTCTGACCACCCCTTATCGGGTCGTCATCCGACGGTTTCCGATGACTGCCCGGAAAGCGTATACACTGGCGATCTACACAGACACTCAGGCGGCCCTATGAATTTATGAGGGAGGGGAGAACCAGTACGGCCGCTCATGAGTGGAATCAACGGCTTCTACGCCGATAGCCGCAAAGTGACGCAAGGTGATGGGGCGAAACTGGTCGTCATCCCTGCACCGATCGTCGCACTACGATGGTACAGGCGCGATCCACGATTGTGGGATGACGATTGCTCACGAGAACGAGGCTAGTGGGACCGAGTGAACGGACGAGTGATGATCGTCATTTGTGTCAAGTACCTGTCTAATCCGCCCAGGATTGAGCCCAAACAATCAAATAGAATACATTATCGAGATGTCGGTTAGTATCGTTGTTGTTCGGTTTTTCGGCGAGTATTCCGTTTCTGACGAACCATCACAATCATTCGTATCGATTCAACGATAATCCTTATACACGCCGAGTTAATTCGCTGAGACAGGATGGCACGAGAGAGTTGGGCAAGCCGCGCCGGATTCATTCTAGCCGCGGTCGGAAGCGCGATCGGATTGGGGAACATTTGGCGGTTTCCATGGATGACCGCGGAGAACGGCGGAAGCGCCTTTCTGCTGTTGTATCTGCTCATCGTCCTCGTCGTCGGAGTGCCGGGGCTGCTGGCCGCGTTCGTGATTGGTCGGCGGTCGAATCGAAACCCGGTCGGGGCGTTCAAATCGCTCGCCGGTTCGCGCGCATGGACAGCGTTAGGCGCGCTCTGTGTCGTCACCTCGATCATGCTGATGTCGTTCTACAGTGTCGTCGGTGGCTGGATCCTTCGGTACTTTCTCGAGAGCGCAACGGGCGCCTATTTTGCGGCCCCTGAGACCCACTTCGCGGCGATCAGCTACGGTGCCGAAGCGTTCGGCTACCAGCTCGCTGTCCTCGCGGCCACAGCCCTGATCGTCACCGCGGGGATCAGACGCGGCATCGAGGCGACGACGAAGGTGATGATGCCCAGCATCGTCGTGTTGCTCATCGCGCTCGCGATCTGGGCGGCCCAACAGCCTGGTGCCGCGCAGGGGTATGAATTCTACCTCGGATTTGACGGCGCCTACCTCGCGGAGAACTTTTTGTCGGTGCTGGGATCGGCCGCCGGCCAGGCCTTGTTCACCCTCTCAATTGGTGGTGGAACGATGATCACTTACGCCTCCTACGTCGACGATGATCGTTCGCTGCCCCTCGACGCCTCCGCCATCGCTGTGCTCAATCTCGCCGTCGGCATCCTGGCCGGACTCGTGGTGTTCCCGCTGCTGTTCTCGTTCGCGCCGGGCCCGACTGAGGGCGGTCCCGGCGCTTTGTTCGTCGGTATCGCTGGCGCGTTCACGAACCTGCCCGGTGGACGACTCCTCGGCGCGGTCTTCTTCTTCGTCGTTCTCCTCGCAGCCCTGACGAGCCTGATCAGCATGCTCGAGATCCCGGTCTCGCTCTTGGTCGACGAGTTCGACCTCGAGCGGTCGACGGCGACCTGGGGGCTGTTCGTGTTGGTCGCGCTCGCCGGTGGCGTGAATGCGTTCAGCCCCGCGGTGTTCACGTTGTTCGCGGACCACCTCGTCGATCTATTCTTGGTGCTCGGCCTGACCGGGTTCATGGTGTACACGGCCTGGGTGCTCGGTCCGGCCGCGATCGATGAATTCCTCAACGGCGCGGGACCGATCTCGCGTCCGTTAGCGATCCCGTGGCGGTACGCGATCGGGACCCTCTTCCCGACGTTCCTGCTCTTTACGTTCTACGCCGACGTCACGGTCCTTATCGGGTTCTCGGCGGGAACGGGGCTGTTGCTGGTCGTGACGCTGCTAACGCTGGTGCCGTTTGTGTTGGTGGCCCGCCGTTCCGTTTCCAAGAATCGACCTCAATCGACCGAGAACATGGACTGACGATCAGTCAGCTTGGTGACCTGGACCTTTTGTTCCAAGCCGCCGATTCGGTGGTCGAGAAGTTTGAATCTCAGCCGACAACGAAAAAGAAGTTACAGACACTACTCAGAATCAACTACGGTCGGCCGGCGCCGTCGACGGCGGCCGCGACCGTCGCACAAGTGAGCCGCCAAGAGTACGCGATTGCCAGCCTACGTTAGAACAAATCAGTCGATATTCTCAAATTCGCTCGCATCGATCTCTCCTCCGAGATACGCACGGCCTCGATCAGTTCATCACCCCCACACGTAGGCTACGCTGGATGCGAACGCGATCCGTTCTCTGTTCACG
It includes:
- a CDS encoding Hsp20/alpha crystallin family protein; amino-acid sequence: MVLRPTPSTWTQGLDVPSRLFCDRDSTDYEPYEEDDEFVLTIDVPGFETDEISLAWNDGVLNVAAEHVDDERGRKKTDHRRFRFPEDVAEDEIGAQYTNGALETSLSTADPSTRSTEIPLEGE
- a CDS encoding DUF5798 family protein, translating into MGLGSTAKKLQGLSDRAEAMYKQVQELQKRITNLEEEVDDTHDTVSRMDHQLAEQRALLLAIADEHGLDGERILAEAAIDEADDLAAESEGADDTTDESDAASGTGDVTAE
- a CDS encoding PLP-dependent cysteine synthase family protein encodes the protein MTAYERPLDSVLETIGRTPLVRVHDAPGDVRIYAKLESFNPGASVKDRIGRFMLERMLERGDVPAGGTIVEPTAGNTGIGFAIAAEQLGLDAIFVVPERFSVEKQQLMAALGAEIINTPTEDGMDGAIERAHQLAAELDGAVVPQQFSNPLNTQAHYETTAPEIYAALDDEVGAVVAGCGTAGTLMGLARYALEQDSETYVAAVEPEGSLYGEFLGEDREEGEYKIEGIGTHNVETNELFDPELVDDVYAVPDRIAHEELKRLAREEGHLVASSAGAACAAAKRVARQIDAGTVDAPHDTIVTIFPDSSERYLSKGIYRSFEEWTS
- a CDS encoding DUF7344 domain-containing protein, giving the protein MLAILADADRTLTAQDLAKELATRERERPITDVSGDLVTEIYGLLHHVHLPALAAANVVDYDHERGRVERTGETPELDAIVAACMQLEPASPS
- a CDS encoding bacterio-opsin activator domain-containing protein, translating into MSLFGEFHVPSDAFALSQTLHESPGTTIEIERVVATEKILTPYFWVASDDPDAFEAAVVDDPSVRNLRTLDEFDRATLYRADWTDNVGTIVYAYTQIGATILEATGQDGRWELRMRFDDRERLDKFRGYCDDNDIPFQLIQLHELAQPLSGSQYGLTEKQHEALVTAWELDYFTSSDVTLTDIAAELGISQQSLSQRLHRGYHSLIGETLIVTAPSE
- a CDS encoding CoA-binding protein; this encodes MPIDSDEAVREIIESRAETIAVVGCSSMPGKAAHDVPRYMVEHGYHVVPVNPFADEIFGREAYDSLTDVEQEIDLVCVFRPSEEVGGVVDEAIARDDVDVIWTQQGIRDDEAAARAEAAGRDVVQDRCLMVEHRRLVA
- a CDS encoding RAD55 family ATPase, producing MYDLADVLPDAELDPGSNVLIAGPPLTGKRQIALDILASGADRGDGSIIITTKDSADKVLDEYTAQVDGDADIGVVDCVTKQRGIGAVDDDSRIKYASSPVDMTGIGIKLSEFLQEFYEGRGRTESRVLLYSVSTLLMYSNLQTVFRFLHVFTGRIQSAEALGVYVIDSTAHDDQTMNTLKQLFDAVIEVEASDDEDEPKIRTAGLST
- a CDS encoding geranylgeranylglycerol-phosphate geranylgeranyltransferase, which translates into the protein MTAAETARGLLELTRPVNAIAASVLTFVGAFVAGGAADQPIAVAAAVAATGLAVGAGNAINDYFDREIDRINQPQRAIPRGAVSPRGALAFSGVLFAAAVAVALTLPKVAVAIAAVNLVALIAYTELFKGLPGVGNALVASLVGSTFLFGAAAVGALGVPAAVLFLLAAVATLTREIIKDVEDLAGDREEGLNTLPIAIGDRRALVVAAGLLVLAVLASPLPYLLGYFEEAYLAVVLPADAIMLYAAYESFDDPTAGQSYLKYGMFVATLAFVVGRAALGVPVAN
- a CDS encoding DUF7511 domain-containing protein yields the protein MTVHEASRPEDSRTVAAPLELLTDDEDTWTAVPVDARGDDRVTQWLSIEAEGLCDLEDWQ
- a CDS encoding sodium-dependent transporter; amino-acid sequence: MARESWASRAGFILAAVGSAIGLGNIWRFPWMTAENGGSAFLLLYLLIVLVVGVPGLLAAFVIGRRSNRNPVGAFKSLAGSRAWTALGALCVVTSIMLMSFYSVVGGWILRYFLESATGAYFAAPETHFAAISYGAEAFGYQLAVLAATALIVTAGIRRGIEATTKVMMPSIVVLLIALAIWAAQQPGAAQGYEFYLGFDGAYLAENFLSVLGSAAGQALFTLSIGGGTMITYASYVDDDRSLPLDASAIAVLNLAVGILAGLVVFPLLFSFAPGPTEGGPGALFVGIAGAFTNLPGGRLLGAVFFFVVLLAALTSLISMLEIPVSLLVDEFDLERSTATWGLFVLVALAGGVNAFSPAVFTLFADHLVDLFLVLGLTGFMVYTAWVLGPAAIDEFLNGAGPISRPLAIPWRYAIGTLFPTFLLFTFYADVTVLIGFSAGTGLLLVVTLLTLVPFVLVARRSVSKNRPQSTENMD